CGGGGCTCAGCGGCACGCTGTCCAGCTTGTCCTGCGCCAGTTGCCCGTGATGGCGGATCGCCAGAACCTTCGCGCCATAGGCGTCCTTGAATTTCAGCGATTTCAGCGTCTCGCCGATCAGCGGTGAATTCGGCGCCACCACCGCCTCCACCAGTTCCACGTCCTCGCCTTCCAGGTCGTAGTCCCGCCACCCGAGGTGCGAGATCAGGCTGACGCCGAAACGGTGCTGGAGCTTGTCGATCCGCGAAGTATCGCAGTTCAGACGCACGACGTCTCCCGCCTGCAGGACGATCTCCTCCGGCGGCTCCGTCAACTTCTGCCCGTTGCGGAACACCGCCAGAATCTCCACATCGAGGTCCTTTACCAGCGGCGAACGCGCCGCCACCGTGCCCACCGATTTCGCCTGCGGTCCGAGCACGACATCGGTCAGATAGCGGCCCATGTCGAACACTTCCGTCAGGTCCGCGCTCGAGCGCCGCTCTTCGATCAGCCGGATGCCGATGATGAACATGTAGGCCATGCCGGCTGCAGCCATGATGAGGCCCAGCGGCGAGGGCTCGAACATCGTGAACGGCCGCATGCCGTATTTCTCGGCGATCGACGCGACGAGAATGTTGGTGGACGTGCCGATCAACGTGCACACGCCGCCGAACATCGACGCGAACGACAGCGGCATCAGCAGCCGCGATGGGCTGAGTTTCGCCGCCCGGCCCATCTCCAGCACAACAGGCATCAGCACTGCCACCACGGCGGTATTGTTGATGAACGCCGAAGCCGCGGCCGAGACCATCATCACCACCACAACCGCAAGCCACGGCACCCACTTCGCCAGCTTGATCAGGAGCGCCGTCGCCGCGTTCAGAGCGCCGGTTCGCGACAGCCCCGCGCTCAGAACGAACATCGCCGCCACGGTCACTGTCGCCGAGTTGCTGAAGCCGGACAGCCCCTGCTCCGGCGTCAGCACCCGCGTGGCGATGAGCGCAATCGAAACGAAGATCGCCGCCAGGTCCACGCGCAGTTTTTCCGTCACCAGCACGTAGACGCAGCCCGCCGTCAGCAGCAGGACGATCGCAATGTCCATGCGCTCTAGTCTATGCCCCTCCTGCCCCGCCGCGAAGAACGGCGCGCAGACGGCAACGCTCGGCAAGTCCCCGCCTGCCGAGTGCGC
This DNA window, taken from Bryobacteraceae bacterium, encodes the following:
- a CDS encoding membrane protein; protein product: MQPSCGRGGNTGAHSAGGDLPSVAVCAPFFAAGQEGHRLERMDIAIVLLLTAGCVYVLVTEKLRVDLAAIFVSIALIATRVLTPEQGLSGFSNSATVTVAAMFVLSAGLSRTGALNAATALLIKLAKWVPWLAVVVVMMVSAAASAFINNTAVVAVLMPVVLEMGRAAKLSPSRLLMPLSFASMFGGVCTLIGTSTNILVASIAEKYGMRPFTMFEPSPLGLIMAAAGMAYMFIIGIRLIEERRSSADLTEVFDMGRYLTDVVLGPQAKSVGTVAARSPLVKDLDVEILAVFRNGQKLTEPPEEIVLQAGDVVRLNCDTSRIDKLQHRFGVSLISHLGWRDYDLEGEDVELVEAVVAPNSPLIGETLKSLKFKDAYGAKVLAIRHHGQLAQDKLDSVPLSPGDTLLLSVTQERLESIAKNPAFVLVTRKEMPRYRKDKALLAVLIIAGVVALAAMKVAPIVVTALAGSALMVVTGCLKPEEVYPAVDWKVILMLAGLIPLGTAIETTGLAAMLSKGIVAAFGWLGPVVFLSALYLCTSLLTEVMSNSATAVLLTPIAISSAQAMGVDSRPFLVAVMFAASSSFMTPVGYQTNTLIFGPGAYKFKDFIRVGTPLNVIFWILATIFIPQYWPFQP